A single genomic interval of Cygnus atratus isolate AKBS03 ecotype Queensland, Australia chromosome 22, CAtr_DNAZoo_HiC_assembly, whole genome shotgun sequence harbors:
- the APOC3 gene encoding apolipoprotein C-III isoform X2, translating into MLRSREPRPRPCAAPGLSTSGCPGLGTQPGHCQQPPRGHNPLSRASPALPHARRGCHWMSPLCCASPRQPRACPHGQPHPGVCTRVCTCTCTAPSQPLQPWPPVLGDFSTRGGGRKTHPEQTWQRERALGTHPLPAATPLLTFAQAPSEAAVGEGIKWEAGAAPAEQSPSAARPAMKVSVLLLLVCVAVLAVGARADTPDDTDTVVRKVQEYVKQATDVVKSVFTTVQESEAAQQARKWLSDNADVVKQQLARLKEQLSEFWKLTPGA; encoded by the exons ATGCTGAGGTCCAGAGAGCCAAGGCCAAGGCCCTGCGCCGCTCCCGGCCTGAGCACCTcggggtgcccggggctggggacgcagcctgggcactgccagcagcccccccggggTCACAACCCCctgagcagagccagccctgcGTTACCCCACGCCAGGCGCGGGTGCCACTGGATGTCACCCTTGTGCTGTGCGAGCCCACGCCAGCCCCGGGCCTGTCCCCACGGCCAGCCTCACCCCGGtgtgtgcacacgtgtgtgcacatgcacatgcacagcccccagccagcccctgcagccttGGCCCCCAGTGCTGGGGGATTTCTCAactcggggcggggggagaaAAACCCATCCAGAGCAAACCTGGCAGCGGGAAAGGGCTCTGGGAACGCACCCCCTCCCCGCGGCCACTCCGCTGCTGACCTTTGCACAAGCACCCTCGGAGGCGGCTGTTGGGGAGGGTATAAAGTGggaggccggggctgcccccgcgGAGCAGAGCCCCAGCGCAGCACGGCCAG CCATGAAGGTCTCAGTCCTGCTCCTGCTCGTCTGCGTGGCCGTCCTGGCGGTGGGAGCAC GGGCCGACACGCCCGATGACACGGACACGGTGGTGAGGAAAGTGCAGGAGTACGTCAAGCAAGCCACCGACGTGGTCAAGTCGGTCTTCACCACGGTGCAGGAGTCAGAGGCAGCTCAGCAAGCCAG GAAATGGCTGTCGGACAACGCCGACGtggtgaagcagcagctggcccGGCTGAAGGAGCAGCTCTCGGAGTTCTGGAAGCTGACGCCGGGCGCGTAG
- the APOC3 gene encoding apolipoprotein C-III isoform X1, producing MLRSREPRPRPCAAPGLSTSGCPGLGTQPGHCQQPPRGHNPLSRASPALPHARRGCHWMSPLCCASPRQPRACPHGQPHPGVCTRVCTCTCTAPSQPLQPWPPVLGDFSTRGGGRKTHPEQTWQRERALGTHPLPAATPLLTFAQAPSEAAVGEGIKWEAGAAPAEQSPSAARPGEWGSPRQASGPGQAPGTGERGWGRVPRLPPHTTCSALSPAMKVSVLLLLVCVAVLAVGARADTPDDTDTVVRKVQEYVKQATDVVKSVFTTVQESEAAQQARKWLSDNADVVKQQLARLKEQLSEFWKLTPGA from the exons ATGCTGAGGTCCAGAGAGCCAAGGCCAAGGCCCTGCGCCGCTCCCGGCCTGAGCACCTcggggtgcccggggctggggacgcagcctgggcactgccagcagcccccccggggTCACAACCCCctgagcagagccagccctgcGTTACCCCACGCCAGGCGCGGGTGCCACTGGATGTCACCCTTGTGCTGTGCGAGCCCACGCCAGCCCCGGGCCTGTCCCCACGGCCAGCCTCACCCCGGtgtgtgcacacgtgtgtgcacatgcacatgcacagcccccagccagcccctgcagccttGGCCCCCAGTGCTGGGGGATTTCTCAactcggggcggggggagaaAAACCCATCCAGAGCAAACCTGGCAGCGGGAAAGGGCTCTGGGAACGCACCCCCTCCCCGCGGCCACTCCGCTGCTGACCTTTGCACAAGCACCCTCGGAGGCGGCTGTTGGGGAGGGTATAAAGTGggaggccggggctgcccccgcgGAGCAGAGCCCCAGCGCAGCACGGCCAGGTGAGTGGGGAAGCCCCCGGCAAGCGTCAGGGCCGGGACAGGCGCCAGGCAccggggagaggggctggggacgggTCCCACGCCTGCCGCCCCACACCACGtgctctgctctctccccaGCCATGAAGGTCTCAGTCCTGCTCCTGCTCGTCTGCGTGGCCGTCCTGGCGGTGGGAGCAC GGGCCGACACGCCCGATGACACGGACACGGTGGTGAGGAAAGTGCAGGAGTACGTCAAGCAAGCCACCGACGTGGTCAAGTCGGTCTTCACCACGGTGCAGGAGTCAGAGGCAGCTCAGCAAGCCAG GAAATGGCTGTCGGACAACGCCGACGtggtgaagcagcagctggcccGGCTGAAGGAGCAGCTCTCGGAGTTCTGGAAGCTGACGCCGGGCGCGTAG
- the APOA4 gene encoding apolipoprotein A-IV has translation MSPKAAALFLALLAIAGTQADVSADQVATVLWKYFSELGSNAKETVDQLQQAEITKQINTLLQSNLKSMNSYTEELQRRLVPFATELQARLAQDSQRLKEQIRRELAELQAKLAPYADEVHQQIGTNIRELQAKLSPYAEELRSQVDRGTGELRRALEPYATELRERLRDNAGSIQASLSPYAERLQQQIDSSVENLRGQLTPLADDLKGQVAQSVEGLRKGLSPYTQEVQDGLNRQLESLSLQMERAAEELRARLATNLEELRSQLSPLALELQQALKSDAEGLQQRLAPLAQQLEERVGQTVEAFQRQAAPVGEAFRQQLVQRLEEMRQKLESGTAGVEDHLDLLEKEVREKVATFLSTTEQAES, from the exons ATGTCTCCGAAGGCGGCCGCCCTCTTCTTGGCGCTCCTTGCCATCGCAG GGACGCAGGCCGATGTCAGCGCGGACCAGGTGGCCACCGTGCTCTGGAAGTACTTCAGTGAGCTGGGCAGCAATGCCAAGGAGACCGTGGACCAGCTGCAGCAAGCCGAGATCACCAAGCAGATCAA caccctgctgcagagcaaCCTGAAGAGCATGAACTCGTACACCGAGGAGCTGCAGCGGCGCCTGGTGCCCTTCGCCACGGAGCTGCAGGCGCGGCTGGCGCAGGACTCGCAGCGGCTGAAGGAGCAGATCCGCAGGGAGCTGGCCGAGCTGCAGGCCAAGCTGGCGCCCTACGCCGACGAGGTGCACCAGCAGATCGGCACCAACATCCGCGAGCTGCAGGCCAAGCTGAGCCCCTACGCCGAGGAGCTGCGCTCGCAGGTGGACCGGGGCACCGGGGAGCTGCGGCGGGCGCTGGAGCCCTACGCCACCGAGCTGCGGGAGCGGCTGCGGGACAACGCGGGCAGCATCCAGGCCTCCCTCAGCCCCTACGCCGagcggctgcagcagcagattgACAGCAGCGTGGAGAACCTGCGGGGGCAGCTGACGCCGCTGGCCGACGACCTGAAGGGGCAGGTGGCGCAGAGCGTGGAGGGGCTGCGCAAGGGGCTGAGCCCCTACACCCAGGAGGTGCAGGACGGCCTCAACCGGCAGCTGGAGAGCCTCTCGCTGCAGATGGAGCGGGCGGCCGAGGAGCTGCGCGCCCGCCTGGCCACCAACCTGGAGGAGCTGCgctcccagctcagccccctggcgctggagctgcagcaggcgcTGAAGAGCGACGccgaggggctgcagcagcggcTGGCCCCGCTggcccagcagctggaggagcgcGTGGGGCAGACGGTGGAGGCTTTCCAGAGGCAGGCGGCCCCCGTCGGCGAGGccttcaggcagcagctggtgcagcGGCTGGAGGAGATGCGGCAGAAGCTGGAGTCGGGCACCGCGGGGGTGGAGGACCACCTGgacctgctggagaaggaggTGCGGGAGAAGGTGGCCACCTTCCTCAGCAccacagagcaggcagagagctga
- the ZPR1 gene encoding zinc finger protein ZPR1, with translation MSALGAVEAGAGPGGAAAALFRPVGAEDGEQRPAEIESLCMKCHRNGVTRLLLTRVPFFRELIVSSFSCGACGWADAEIQAAGSIQERGVRYALAVASRQDMNREVVKTDCATTRIPELDFEIPAFSQKGVLTTIEGIIDRAVAGLEQDQPVRWATDKEVASKIDEFIAKLKQLKEVHSPFTFIIDDPSGNSFVENPYAPQKDEALVVTHYKRTPQQAAMLGIEGEELDEKPADSAEDLRNEVLQFNTNCPECNAPANTNMKLVQIPHFKEVIIMATNCDSCGHRTNEVKSGGAIEPQGTRITLRITDPSDMTRDILKSETCSVEIPELEFELGMGALGGKFTTLEGLLKDIKDLVERNPFTLGDSSTPSKKEKLQEFVGRLQEIIEGRTKAHFVMDDPAGNSYLQNVYAPEEDPELKVERYERTFEQNEELGLNDMRTEGYEAAAADR, from the exons ATGTCGGCGCTGGGCGCGGTGGAGGCCGGAGCCGGaccggggggggccgcggccgccctGTTCCGCCCCGTGGGCGCCGAGGACGGCGAGCAGCGGCCGGCGGAGATCGAGTCGCTGTGCATGAAGTGCCACCGCAAC GGCGTGACGCGGCTGCTGCTGACCCGGGTGCCGTTCTTCAGGGAGCTCATCGTCAGCTCCTTCTCCTGCGGGGCCTGCGGCTGGGCCGACGCCGAGATCCAGGCGGCCGGCAGCATCCAGGAGCGCGGCGTGCGCTACGCCCTGGCCGTGGCCTCCCGGCAG GACATGAACAGGGAGGTTGTGAAGACTGACTGCGCCACGACTCGGATTCCAGAGCTGGACTTTGAGATCCCTGCCTTCTCCCAGAAAGGAG TTCTTACCACCATTGAAGGCATAATTGACAGAGCTGTTGCGGGCCTGGAGCAGGACCAGCCTGTCCGCTGG GCAACAGACAAAGAGGTGGCAAGTAAAATAGATGAGTTCATTGCTAAATTAAAGCAGCTAAAAGAAGTACATTCTCCTTTCACATTT ATCATAGATGATCCTTCAGGGAACAGCTTTGTGGAGAACCCGTATGCACCACAGAAGGATGAAGCTCTTGTGGTTACTCATTACAAGAGGACTCCCCAGCAGGCTGCCATGCTGGGGATTGAG GGAGAGGAGTTGGATGAGAAGCCAGCTGATTCTGCAGAGGATCTGAGGAATGAG GTACTGCAGTTCAACACCAACTGCCCCGAGTGCAACGCTCCAGCTAACACAAACATGAAGCTAGTGC AAATCCCCCACTTCAAGGAAGTGATTATCATGGCCACAAACTGTGACTCCTGTGGGCACAGGACAAATGAG GTGAAGTCTGGAGGAGCGATAGAACCCCAAGGCACCAGGATTACCCTTCGGATTACAGATCCTTCAGACATGACAAGAGACATCCTAAAG TCGGAGACGTGCAGCGTAGAGATTCCAGAGCTGGAGTTTGAGCTGGGaatgggagcactgggagggaaATTCACCACGTTGGAAGGGCTGCTGAAGGACATCAAAGACCTG GTTGAGAGAAACCCCTTCACTCTCGGGGACAGCTCTACTccaagcaaaaaagaaaagctgcaagagTTTGTTGGCAGACTGCAAGAG ATAATAGAAGGAAGGACAAAGGCTCACTTTGTAATGGATGATCCAGCAGGCAACAGCTACCTTCAG AACGTGTACGCCCCGGAGGAGGACCCGGAGCTGAAGGTGGAGCGCTACGAGCGCACGTTCGAGCAGAACGAGGAGCTGGGCCTCAACGACATGAGGACCGAGGGCTacgaggcggcggcggcagaCCGATAG
- the BUD13 gene encoding BUD13 homolog isoform X1, with protein sequence MAARGLSKAQYLQRYLSGPPAAQPRRRRRKKPPGAARAGMRIVDDDVSWSSLAAGGEQEEEEDEGDLPVVAEFVDERPDEVKLMEEFRTNTKWKLLGDQNEDSQSSDISVPAKSTTRRQRHDSPDNTPPRQLRHDSPDLSPPRRERNNSPSLLPPRQQRHDSPDLSPPRRKRHDSPDLSPPRRKRHDSPDLSPPRRKRHDSPDLSPPRRKRHDSPDLSPPRRKRHDSPDLSPPRRKRHDSPDLSPPRRKRHDSPEPSPPKQQRHDSPDLSPPRRKRHDSPEPSAPSRQRHDSPDLSPPRRKRHDSPDVSPKRVSSAMGKKGCKTTEKSLSGGMQGEQPHLQHGFSDKSSSRQKRQATPDLSPPRKKRDDSDPDSSPRRQKRSGSPSQKKPSRTKGASPDARKPRHVPSPQRCLRHGSDSPPPRRATRNASDADLSPQRKDRRTLPTGKDQQSSRSPTDLSPHHHRDSKGSPKKANMMMSGVKAGLVSADVLRREQQELKKRERSNKRLEEESRHTETIFRDKSGRKRDLAQERLEQKQKDEAKSERDEQYARWGKGLAQGRQQQQNVEDAIKEMQKPLARYIDDQDLDRMLREQEREGDPMADFIKKRKAKENKEKKEKPRYNGPAPPLNRFNIWPGHRWDGVDRSNGFEQQRFARIANKKAVQELAYKWSVEDM encoded by the exons ATGGCGGCGCGGGGCCTGTCGAAGGCGCAGTACCTGCAGCGCTACCTCAGCGGCCCGCCCgccgcccagccccgccgccgccgcaggaAGAAGCCGCCGGGCGCCGCCAGGGCCGG GATGCGGATCGTGGACGACGACGTGAGCTGGAGCAGCCTGGCCGCCggcggggagcaggaggaggaggaggacgagggcGACCTGCCCGTG GTGGCAGAGTTCGTTGATGAGCGTCCCGATGAAGTAAAGCTCATGGAGGAGTTCCGAACAAATACGAAATGGAAGCTTCTAGGAG ACCAGAATGAAGACTCACAGAGTTCGGACATCTCAGTACCTGCCAAATCTACCACAAG GCGACAGCGCCACGACTCCCCAGACAACACGCCACCAAGGCAACTGCGGCATGACTCCCCGGATCTGTCTCCTCCTAGGCGAGAGAGAAACAATTCCCCCAGCCTCTTACCTCCCAGGCAACAGCGCCACGACTCCCCCGATCTCTCCCCGCCGAGACGGAAGCGCCACGACTCCCCCGATCTCTCCCCGCCGAGACGGAAGCGCCACGACTCCCCCGATCTCTCCCCGCCGAGACGGAAGCGCCACGACTCCCCCGATCTCTCCCCGCCGAGACGGAAGCGCCACGACTCCCCCGATCTCTCCCCGCCGAGACGGAAGCGCCACGACTCCCCCGATCTCTCCCCGCCGAGACGGAAGCGCCACGACTCCCCCGATCTCTCCCCGCCGAGACGGAAGCGCCACGACTCTCCAGAGCCATCACCACCCAAGCAACAGCGCCACGACTCCCCCGATCTCTCTCCTCCGAGACGGAAGCGCCACGACTCTCCAGAGCCATCAGCTCCCAGCCGGCAGCGCCATGACTCCCCGGATCTCTCCCCGCCGAGACGGAAGCGCCATGACTCCCCCGATGTCTCTCCGAAGAGAGTCAGTTCAGCAATGGGAAAAAAGGGCTGCAAAACAACGGAAAAGTCACTGTCAGGGGGGATGCAAGGAGAGCAACCTCATCTCCAGCATGGCTTCTCTGACAAGTCCTCGTCACGTCAGAAGCGGCAGGCTACTCCAGATCTGTCCCCTCCACGGAAGAAGAGGGACGATTCTGACCCGGATTCATCGCCACGTCGGCAAAAGAGGTCTGGGTCACCTAGTCAGAAAAAGCCGAGTAGAACAAAAG GTGCTTCCCCGGACGCGAGAAAGCCTAGGCACGTGCCCTCGCCTCAGAGGTGCCTGAGGCATGGCTCCGATTCGCCGCCTCCACGGAGGGCCACCCGGAACGCCTCCGATGCAGACCTTTCTCCCCAACGGAAGGATCGCAG GACTTTGCCCACTGGGAAGGATCAGCAGAGCTCGAGGAGTCCCACTGATCTCTCGCCTCATCACCACCGTGACTCCAAGGGATCTCCCAAGAAG GCAAACATGATGATGTCTGGGGTCAAAGCTGGCTTGGTGTCGGCTGATGTGCTGCGGAGGGAGCAGCAAGAGCTCAAGAAGCGTGAGAGAAGTAACAAGCGCTTGGAAG AGGAATCCCGGCACACTGAAACCATCTTCCGAGACAAGTCAGGCCGCAAGAGGGACCTTGCGCAGGAACGACTtgagcagaagcagaaagatgaAGCCAAGTCCGAGAGAGATGAACAGTACGCCAGATGGGGAAAAGG GCTAGCACAGGGGaggcaacagcagcagaatgtGGAAGATGCAATAAAAGAGATGCAGAAGCCACTGGCCCGTTATATTGATGATCAGGATCTGGATCGAATGCTGCGAgaacaggagagagaaggagaccccaTGGCTGACTTCATCAAAAAAAGGAAGGCCaaggagaacaaagaaaagaaag AAAAACCTAGGTACAATGGACCAGCACCTCCACTCAACAGATTTAACATATGGCCGGGGCATCGCTGGGATGGCGTGGACAG GTCCAATGGATTCGAGCAGCAGCGCTTTGCCAGGATAGCCAACAAGAAGGCGGTTCAGGAGCTTGCGTACAAGTGGAGCGTTGAGGACATGTAG
- the BUD13 gene encoding BUD13 homolog isoform X2 produces the protein MEEFRTNTKWKLLGDQNEDSQSSDISVPAKSTTRRQRHDSPDNTPPRQLRHDSPDLSPPRRERNNSPSLLPPRQQRHDSPDLSPPRRKRHDSPDLSPPRRKRHDSPDLSPPRRKRHDSPDLSPPRRKRHDSPDLSPPRRKRHDSPDLSPPRRKRHDSPDLSPPRRKRHDSPEPSPPKQQRHDSPDLSPPRRKRHDSPEPSAPSRQRHDSPDLSPPRRKRHDSPDVSPKRVSSAMGKKGCKTTEKSLSGGMQGEQPHLQHGFSDKSSSRQKRQATPDLSPPRKKRDDSDPDSSPRRQKRSGSPSQKKPSRTKGASPDARKPRHVPSPQRCLRHGSDSPPPRRATRNASDADLSPQRKDRRTLPTGKDQQSSRSPTDLSPHHHRDSKGSPKKANMMMSGVKAGLVSADVLRREQQELKKRERSNKRLEEESRHTETIFRDKSGRKRDLAQERLEQKQKDEAKSERDEQYARWGKGLAQGRQQQQNVEDAIKEMQKPLARYIDDQDLDRMLREQEREGDPMADFIKKRKAKENKEKKEKPRYNGPAPPLNRFNIWPGHRWDGVDRSNGFEQQRFARIANKKAVQELAYKWSVEDM, from the exons ATGGAGGAGTTCCGAACAAATACGAAATGGAAGCTTCTAGGAG ACCAGAATGAAGACTCACAGAGTTCGGACATCTCAGTACCTGCCAAATCTACCACAAG GCGACAGCGCCACGACTCCCCAGACAACACGCCACCAAGGCAACTGCGGCATGACTCCCCGGATCTGTCTCCTCCTAGGCGAGAGAGAAACAATTCCCCCAGCCTCTTACCTCCCAGGCAACAGCGCCACGACTCCCCCGATCTCTCCCCGCCGAGACGGAAGCGCCACGACTCCCCCGATCTCTCCCCGCCGAGACGGAAGCGCCACGACTCCCCCGATCTCTCCCCGCCGAGACGGAAGCGCCACGACTCCCCCGATCTCTCCCCGCCGAGACGGAAGCGCCACGACTCCCCCGATCTCTCCCCGCCGAGACGGAAGCGCCACGACTCCCCCGATCTCTCCCCGCCGAGACGGAAGCGCCACGACTCCCCCGATCTCTCCCCGCCGAGACGGAAGCGCCACGACTCTCCAGAGCCATCACCACCCAAGCAACAGCGCCACGACTCCCCCGATCTCTCTCCTCCGAGACGGAAGCGCCACGACTCTCCAGAGCCATCAGCTCCCAGCCGGCAGCGCCATGACTCCCCGGATCTCTCCCCGCCGAGACGGAAGCGCCATGACTCCCCCGATGTCTCTCCGAAGAGAGTCAGTTCAGCAATGGGAAAAAAGGGCTGCAAAACAACGGAAAAGTCACTGTCAGGGGGGATGCAAGGAGAGCAACCTCATCTCCAGCATGGCTTCTCTGACAAGTCCTCGTCACGTCAGAAGCGGCAGGCTACTCCAGATCTGTCCCCTCCACGGAAGAAGAGGGACGATTCTGACCCGGATTCATCGCCACGTCGGCAAAAGAGGTCTGGGTCACCTAGTCAGAAAAAGCCGAGTAGAACAAAAG GTGCTTCCCCGGACGCGAGAAAGCCTAGGCACGTGCCCTCGCCTCAGAGGTGCCTGAGGCATGGCTCCGATTCGCCGCCTCCACGGAGGGCCACCCGGAACGCCTCCGATGCAGACCTTTCTCCCCAACGGAAGGATCGCAG GACTTTGCCCACTGGGAAGGATCAGCAGAGCTCGAGGAGTCCCACTGATCTCTCGCCTCATCACCACCGTGACTCCAAGGGATCTCCCAAGAAG GCAAACATGATGATGTCTGGGGTCAAAGCTGGCTTGGTGTCGGCTGATGTGCTGCGGAGGGAGCAGCAAGAGCTCAAGAAGCGTGAGAGAAGTAACAAGCGCTTGGAAG AGGAATCCCGGCACACTGAAACCATCTTCCGAGACAAGTCAGGCCGCAAGAGGGACCTTGCGCAGGAACGACTtgagcagaagcagaaagatgaAGCCAAGTCCGAGAGAGATGAACAGTACGCCAGATGGGGAAAAGG GCTAGCACAGGGGaggcaacagcagcagaatgtGGAAGATGCAATAAAAGAGATGCAGAAGCCACTGGCCCGTTATATTGATGATCAGGATCTGGATCGAATGCTGCGAgaacaggagagagaaggagaccccaTGGCTGACTTCATCAAAAAAAGGAAGGCCaaggagaacaaagaaaagaaag AAAAACCTAGGTACAATGGACCAGCACCTCCACTCAACAGATTTAACATATGGCCGGGGCATCGCTGGGATGGCGTGGACAG GTCCAATGGATTCGAGCAGCAGCGCTTTGCCAGGATAGCCAACAAGAAGGCGGTTCAGGAGCTTGCGTACAAGTGGAGCGTTGAGGACATGTAG